From the genome of Vibrio porteresiae DSM 19223, one region includes:
- the lolA gene encoding outer membrane lipoprotein chaperone LolA: MNKWLASLAFCSFSVLAAPKDVLSERLALTDGFSAQFQQKVLSPDGEVVVDGNGVVNIARPNLFRWETKAPDENLLVSDGKTLWYYSPFVEQVTIYNPEQATEQTPFVLLTRNRKSDWDAYNVEEKGDVFTLTPTAVDSNQGQFQIDITAKGVVKGFNVIEQDGQKSLFTFTQVKLGKPSTDLFTFKIPKGVEVDDQRR, translated from the coding sequence ATGAATAAATGGCTTGCCTCTCTGGCATTTTGTAGCTTTTCCGTCCTGGCCGCACCGAAAGATGTGCTCAGTGAACGTTTGGCGTTGACCGATGGTTTCAGCGCGCAATTTCAACAGAAAGTGTTAAGTCCAGACGGTGAAGTCGTCGTTGATGGTAACGGCGTAGTGAACATCGCGCGTCCAAATCTATTCCGTTGGGAAACCAAAGCACCAGATGAAAATTTGTTGGTATCTGACGGCAAGACTCTATGGTACTACAGCCCATTTGTTGAGCAGGTGACGATTTACAACCCAGAACAAGCCACCGAGCAGACGCCATTTGTGCTGTTGACTCGCAATCGTAAAAGCGATTGGGATGCTTACAACGTTGAAGAAAAAGGCGATGTATTTACCCTTACGCCAACAGCGGTAGATAGCAACCAAGGTCAATTCCAGATTGATATCACCGCGAAAGGGGTGGTAAAAGGATTTAATGTGATTGAGCAAGACGGGCAAAAGAGTTTGTTCACTTTTACACAAGTGAAATTGGGTAAACCAAGTACCGATCTCTTTACCTTCAAAATCCCTAAAGGGGTTGAAGTTGATGATCAACGTCGCTGA